TCGAAGCGATCACCGCGCACAGCACCACCATGGTGCGGCAAGCACTGTGCCCGCGCGGGACGCTCGGCGAGACCATCGGGGCGGGGTTCCAGGCCTATTGGGCCCATGTGGCGACCCACCCGGACGAGCACATGCTCACCTACGAACTCACCCAGTACGCGCTGCGTCAGCCCGGCTTCGAGCATCTGGCCCGCCGACAGCATGAGTTGTACCGCGCCACCTACACCGAGTTGCTCGAACAGCTGCGCCGGACGATGGAGTTCGAGCTGAGCGTGCCCGTGCCCGTGCTGGCCCGGTACCTGGCCGCGCTGACCGACGGGGTGACGCTGAACCTGCTGGTGCTCGGCGGCGGCGACACGGAAGCCGCGGAGATGCTGGACATGATCACGGCCCACGTCGCGCACCTCGTGCACGACCGATGAGCACACGGTTACCACCCGGACCGGGGCGGACCGCTGGACGAACCGGCGGACCGCCCCGGTCATCGGGCGCGACGCGCATCAGGAAGCCGGGATGCTCCGATCCGCGCCGAGACGCAGGTCGTGGTACTTCACACTCCACTCGGGACCGAGCTCACGCGCGACCTGGCGGGCGAGTGCCTCACCCTTCTCGGCGAAGGCCTGCTCGGCCTCGGGCGACGGGAAATCGGACGAGCCCGGGTCCTCCCAACACAGGATCGCGTCGAATTCCGCGGCCCACGCCGTGAGTCCCCGGACCAGCTCCGGCGAGAGGTTCAGGAGTTCGTCCTCCGGTGCGATGTCGCCCACGTACCCGTCCGGGTAGCCGGAAAGCCAGAGGGGGTGGCATTGGTAGTCCGCGAGTACCCGGACGCGCCTCGACCCATCGTGCGACGTCACTTTCCCGCGCTCCTCATGTTGGCTCCCACGCTGAAGCCGTTGTCACCCGTGGTGACGGCGACCCGCTGAGTCTTGCCCTGGAACGTTACCTCGTAGATCGGGCGGGTCAGGTCGGCGCGCTGCTGACCGACGACCTTGCCCTCTGTGACCGCCTTGATGATGAACTCGGGAATGTCCTTCACCGCCACACCGGCGTCGACGAACTCGTCTCCGTGCTTCATGACGTGTTCGAGACCGGCCCTCGGACCACCAGTCTCCAAGAACACGATCTTTCCGTCGGCCGTTTTGGCCGCCGCGACCACGTTCTCGCGGCTGAACTTCGTCCCCTTGGCCGCCAACTCGTCCAGCACCTTCGTGTCTCGGCTGACCGCCGCGAAGCTGCTGTAGTGGGAGACGTCGACCAGAGCCTCGACTCCGTCGTCCAGCTTGGTGGCCAGCTTCAGCTTGCCGATCGGCAGCACACTGACGGCAGCCATTGAGCAGTCGAAGAGGCCCGGGTCCTGGATGCACCGCTTGATGTCGTTGAGCCCCGTGACCTCCCACACGATCTTCGTCATGGTGGGGTCGATCGGCGGCATCTCAATGACGAAGTCACCACCAGCGAGCGCGCAGGGCAGTAGGCCCGCGATCTCGCGGGTGGGGTGTGGTACACAGGCTCGCGGCTTCCTCGTCGTTGCCTCCTGCTGCCTCTTGCGCTGCTCCTCGGCCAGTCGACGCGCTTCGGCCACCTCGACCTCGCGCTTCTTCTGGACCTCGGTCCAGGCCTCCGACGCGAGTGTGTTGGCCTCTTCAGCACTTTTACCCGCGGCCTTCGCGCCCTCGCGCGCAGTCACGGACGCCGCATCCGCGCGGGCTGCGGAGGTCCGGGCGTACTGGGCCGAGAACGCGGCCTGCGCTGCGGACTCTGCCGCGGCGTCGGCCTCACGGTCGGCTTGCGCGGCCGCGTTGCG
This is a stretch of genomic DNA from Streptomyces sp. NBC_00536. It encodes these proteins:
- a CDS encoding TetR/AcrR family transcriptional regulator produces the protein MARMPLAERRRQLTEAAIRAMTRDGVSRTTTRSIAAEAGVSLSVFHYCFDSKQALLESVIEAITAHSTTMVRQALCPRGTLGETIGAGFQAYWAHVATHPDEHMLTYELTQYALRQPGFEHLARRQHELYRATYTELLEQLRRTMEFELSVPVPVLARYLAALTDGVTLNLLVLGGGDTEAAEMLDMITAHVAHLVHDR
- a CDS encoding ALF repeat-containing protein, which encodes MLDGLSLDATADALKVEAERPDVDVKATAAKGRALVLKALKNTGPWSQSAAAAALGGTDQDVLDYLRTRWKKAGQDEIRGRVLELSGQSPYPSVRTAATDALKGSDQQLAEFYANGQYAVGTDDLAVRVSQINNTGGPSVKEASKAALANGSGKALAVFLANGQYAARQSDEEVTASKLVTTGGPEVKAAAKIALAGPADQLHEFVTVGQYMADRKDQLAENHINQVSRLIAETSVVAAKAEQNRWKAAEAAAKANQAAAEASNAAQEAQKSAEAAGKYATDAKNSANAAQASATKAANSAATARNAAAQADREADAAAESAAQAAFSAQYARTSAARADAASVTAREGAKAAGKSAEEANTLASEAWTEVQKKREVEVAEARRLAEEQRKRQQEATTRKPRACVPHPTREIAGLLPCALAGGDFVIEMPPIDPTMTKIVWEVTGLNDIKRCIQDPGLFDCSMAAVSVLPIGKLKLATKLDDGVEALVDVSHYSSFAAVSRDTKVLDELAAKGTKFSRENVVAAAKTADGKIVFLETGGPRAGLEHVMKHGDEFVDAGVAVKDIPEFIIKAVTEGKVVGQQRADLTRPIYEVTFQGKTQRVAVTTGDNGFSVGANMRSAGK